The Candidatus Nezhaarchaeota archaeon DNA window TCTTTAACCTCATAAATTCTATGTAGCTAACCATTCCCAACACCTATAGTGTTACCTATGCCTGCTACTATAGCAACTCCTCCTTCTGCCACCTTTTCCCTAACGATTCTTTTGACGACCTCGATGGCCTTGTCCACGGCCTCAGCTATCTCTTTTCTCATCGTGGTAAGGGCCTCTTCAAAGCTTTGTTTAATGATGATAGCGTCTAAGCCTACGCCAAGCTCAAGAGCTATTTGCTCTATTTTATATTTCTCAGGTCCAGGATCGCCTATAGCCGCTCCAACTCCTTCAGCTACTTGACCCGTGCTTTCACCTTCCATCTTGACAGCAGCATCTATGGTTATTATCCTCTTCAATCTATCCCTGTACTGCTGAGCGAGCTTAGCTATAGCTTCGCCAGGCTTACCTACTCTTCCCCCAGGTCCCTCAGCTTTTACAACTACTAAAAGCCTTCCCTCGAAAGGCACTTCGGCAGCGACCATCTCGTCCCCAATGCTCTTACATGGGTAACCCCTCATGAGCTTCGCAGCAACCATGGGGCCTATACTATCGCCTATAGGTTTGCCCTTAGTGAATGGATCAAGAGAGTTGAAATAGGCCTCAGCCAACCTCATTATTAGCGGTAGGTTGTATACTATCTGCATTATTATGAGCATGCTTTTGGTCTTTTTGCCTAAGAGTGTGTAGTGCCTTACGAATTTATATATGTAGTTTACAGCCCATGTTGCTGCAAAAGATACCTCGAGGTTAGCTTTTTCCTCGTAGCCTGCATTAGGTGCTACCTTTGCTACGATATCCTTAAACTTCTCCCTCTCTACATCAAGAATGTGCTCGAGCCTCTTTAAAACACCAAAGGGATCTCTGTCTACTGGCTCTATAACAAAGAAGTCCATGAACTTATCAACTTCTTCTGAAGGATCTTTATCTACCTTCCCTACCTCCTTTATCGCGTTTATGAGAATCTCTCTGCTCTTCTTAGCCATAGCTTCAAGCCTGAAGGTAGCTTTCTCAGCTTCTCGAAGCCACAAGTAAAGCTGGTATTTTTGTCCTAAGAACATCCATATCAAAATGAAGAAGGCTAAGGAAACTAGATATACAAGTAAGTACGTGTAATCCCCCGCTACTGGTAGTTGACGAACATCATTTAAGATAGCTATCACAACCCCTTACACTCCCTTAACACTTTGGGGGCAAGGAAAAAAGTTTTTCCAAAATCAAGAGTGCGCCGTTATCAGGAAAAGTCTTTATATCAGAACCGTTAAATGAATATGGGTTGCCGCCGGCCATAGTGGGCGGGACCCACCCGGTCTCATCAGAACCCGGAAGTTAAACCGCCCAACGCGCACCCGAGTACTGGGCTCCGCGAGGGCCTGGGAAAGGGGCGTGCTGGCGGCAACCCTTTAATAAAGTTTTTAAGACCCATCTGATCTTCTTGTTTTGCGGGGCCGTGGTCTAGCAAGGTAGGACGACATCGGTCTCTCGACCGACGTTAAGGGCTCCAGAAGCCATAACCTACGGGTCTGCGGACCAAGATGGGATGACGATCTTCTGGAGCGAGAGACCCGTTGGTCGGGGGTTCAAGTCCCCCCGGCCCCACCAAGTTTAGAACGTACTCTCATAAAGGACATAAGAGATTCCATGAAGCAAGCCCTTGATAACCCCTATCTTGATGTCGTAGATTATAGAAGACTTGATGTTGATAAACAATGTAATTGCTTGGTAAACACTATCAAGGTATCTTAACGATTCTCCATCACATAGGGATGAATTGATTGAAGTAGGCCTCCAAAGTAAAATGGTTAGGAGTTTGATTAGAGATCTAATCATTTATGACGAGAAAGCTGAAAGAGAAGTTATGCGTTCATTAAAGCCGGGGAGGGGATTCGAACCCCTGTAAAGCGGGTCTGCAGCCCGCCGCCTAACCGCTCGGCTACCCCGGCCAATAAAACAAAATCTAAATTGTTCTCTTATAGCTTTCGAAACTTGAGCTCCAATTCGCAATG harbors:
- a CDS encoding DUF1512 domain-containing protein, whose product is MIAILNDVRQLPVAGDYTYLLVYLVSLAFFILIWMFLGQKYQLYLWLREAEKATFRLEAMAKKSREILINAIKEVGKVDKDPSEEVDKFMDFFVIEPVDRDPFGVLKRLEHILDVEREKFKDIVAKVAPNAGYEEKANLEVSFAATWAVNYIYKFVRHYTLLGKKTKSMLIIMQIVYNLPLIMRLAEAYFNSLDPFTKGKPIGDSIGPMVAAKLMRGYPCKSIGDEMVAAEVPFEGRLLVVVKAEGPGGRVGKPGEAIAKLAQQYRDRLKRIITIDAAVKMEGESTGQVAEGVGAAIGDPGPEKYKIEQIALELGVGLDAIIIKQSFEEALTTMRKEIAEAVDKAIEVVKRIVREKVAEGGVAIVAGIGNTIGVGNG